The following are encoded in a window of Sphingobium sp. AP49 genomic DNA:
- a CDS encoding histidine phosphatase family protein, translated as MTRRIFVIRHGNTFVDSAQACRIGAGTDIPLVESGVVQARRLGAWFAGQGLIGIRLFSGPLQRARQTAQPIAAALGQPSDGILAWLDEIDHGPDEGQPEAAVTARIGAAAIADWDARGIVPDGWVVDGPARIAAWHAWFGRGGSGTDLLVTSNGAARFALLALGLSPASLKLRTGAFGELAVDADGTVRLLRWDERP; from the coding sequence ATGACGCGCCGCATCTTCGTCATCCGCCACGGCAATACGTTCGTCGACAGCGCGCAGGCGTGCCGGATCGGTGCCGGGACCGACATCCCGCTGGTGGAGAGCGGCGTGGTCCAGGCCAGGCGACTGGGCGCATGGTTTGCGGGCCAGGGGCTGATCGGGATTCGCCTTTTTTCCGGCCCATTACAGCGTGCCCGACAGACGGCGCAGCCTATTGCCGCCGCACTGGGGCAACCGTCGGATGGCATATTGGCATGGTTGGACGAGATCGATCACGGCCCGGATGAAGGGCAGCCCGAAGCCGCCGTCACCGCACGGATCGGTGCGGCCGCGATTGCGGATTGGGATGCGCGCGGCATCGTGCCCGATGGCTGGGTCGTGGACGGTCCGGCACGCATCGCGGCCTGGCATGCCTGGTTCGGTCGGGGTGGATCGGGCACGGACCTGCTGGTCACCAGCAACGGTGCCGCGCGCTTTGCCCTGTTGGCGCTGGGCCTGTCCCCGGCATCGCTGAAATTGCGGACCGGGGCCTTTGGCGAGCTGGCGGTCGACGCGGATGGCACGGTGCGCCTGCTGCGCTGGGACGAGCGTCCCTGA
- a CDS encoding GNAT family N-acetyltransferase: MDMASHPSPLTAPGALILEGQRARWAALANACAEPNAFYAVDMLGAAIDHLAVSGTVRVIEAQADGQLIGLLPVTISARHGRLPIGCVSNWMHEHCFFGAPLIRRGQEMAAWRGLLAQLDEADWAPNFLHLRGLDAAGVNAAVLEALCVEDRRGRREVHRFDRAMLRSPLSADAYWETHVRAKKRKEIRRLQKRLAELGTISQRVLRDGGELSRWCTDFLELEASGWKGREGTALSCRPAEAAFFRAACAAACDAGRLHFLRIDLDQRPIAMLVNFRHGEGAFSFKIAFDETMGRFSPGVLIEIANLQAVQDDPAISWMDSCAAADHPMIDSLWAERRSIVQYRIALRGQGAARWRRATAFALANGIEQIASRMKGQG; encoded by the coding sequence ATGGACATGGCATCGCACCCGTCTCCCCTGACTGCGCCGGGCGCCCTGATTCTGGAGGGGCAGCGCGCACGTTGGGCTGCGCTGGCAAATGCGTGTGCCGAACCCAACGCCTTCTATGCCGTCGACATGCTGGGCGCGGCGATCGACCATCTGGCGGTGAGCGGCACGGTGCGCGTGATCGAGGCACAGGCCGATGGACAGTTGATCGGCCTGCTTCCGGTGACCATCTCCGCCCGCCATGGACGGCTGCCGATCGGATGCGTGTCCAACTGGATGCACGAACATTGCTTCTTCGGTGCGCCGCTCATTCGCCGGGGCCAGGAAATGGCGGCCTGGCGCGGCCTGCTGGCGCAACTGGACGAGGCGGACTGGGCGCCCAATTTCCTGCACCTGCGCGGCCTGGACGCGGCGGGCGTCAATGCCGCCGTGCTGGAGGCCCTGTGCGTCGAGGACCGGCGTGGCCGGCGTGAGGTGCATCGTTTCGATCGCGCCATGCTACGCTCCCCCCTGAGCGCCGACGCCTATTGGGAAACCCATGTCCGCGCCAAGAAGCGCAAGGAAATCAGGCGCCTGCAGAAACGCCTTGCCGAACTGGGCACGATCAGCCAGCGCGTGCTGCGCGACGGCGGGGAATTGTCGCGCTGGTGCACCGACTTTCTGGAACTGGAAGCGTCGGGCTGGAAGGGGCGGGAAGGCACTGCCCTGTCCTGCAGGCCGGCCGAGGCGGCTTTTTTCCGCGCCGCATGCGCCGCCGCCTGCGATGCTGGCCGGCTGCATTTCCTGCGGATCGACCTCGACCAGCGGCCGATCGCCATGCTGGTCAACTTCCGGCACGGGGAAGGCGCCTTTTCCTTCAAGATCGCGTTTGACGAGACGATGGGCCGCTTTTCCCCCGGCGTGCTGATCGAGATCGCCAATCTTCAGGCGGTGCAGGACGATCCGGCGATCAGCTGGATGGACAGTTGCGCCGCCGCCGACCATCCGATGATCGACAGCCTGTGGGCTGAACGACGCAGTATCGTGCAATATCGTATCGCGCTACGCGGCCAGGGCGCCGCGCGCTGGCGGCGCGCGACGGCCTTTGCGCTTGCCAACGGGATCGAACAGATCGCCAGCCGCATGAAAGGACAGGGATGA
- the kdsB gene encoding 3-deoxy-manno-octulosonate cytidylyltransferase — protein MVVIPARAGSSRLPRKPLRLIAGRTLLHRTIAMARAAIGGQGDVDLVVATDDDEIADHARQAGCAAVMTDSAIATGSGRALAAARACPVPPRFVVNLQGDSPFQPAGALAAVIAALVSGAQVATPVIALDWPALDALRDHKCRSPFSGTTCARASDGQALWFSKTIIPAIRDEQRLRATQPRSPIWRHVGLYGYAFDALARFEAAAPTALEQLEGLEQLRLLELGIPILTVPVDPPRFDSSGIDTEADITRVEALIAAHGDPTPLLP, from the coding sequence TTGGTCGTCATTCCCGCGCGGGCGGGGTCGTCCCGCCTGCCGCGCAAGCCGCTGCGCCTGATCGCGGGGCGGACGCTGCTGCATCGAACGATTGCCATGGCGCGCGCGGCGATCGGCGGGCAGGGCGATGTCGATCTGGTGGTCGCCACCGACGATGACGAGATTGCCGACCATGCCCGGCAAGCGGGGTGCGCGGCGGTGATGACCGACAGCGCGATTGCGACCGGATCGGGACGTGCCCTGGCCGCTGCGCGCGCCTGTCCGGTGCCGCCGCGCTTCGTCGTCAATCTTCAGGGCGATTCGCCGTTCCAGCCGGCAGGTGCGCTGGCGGCCGTCATCGCTGCGCTGGTATCGGGCGCGCAGGTCGCCACGCCGGTGATCGCGCTCGACTGGCCCGCGCTCGATGCGCTGCGTGACCATAAATGTCGCTCGCCATTTAGTGGAACGACGTGCGCCCGTGCATCCGACGGGCAAGCGCTCTGGTTTTCCAAGACGATCATTCCGGCCATTCGCGACGAACAGCGGTTGCGCGCGACGCAGCCGCGTTCGCCGATATGGCGCCATGTCGGCCTCTATGGCTATGCCTTTGATGCGCTCGCCCGGTTTGAGGCGGCGGCGCCCACGGCACTGGAGCAATTGGAGGGGCTGGAGCAGTTGCGGCTGCTGGAGCTGGGCATCCCGATCCTGACGGTGCCGGTGGATCCGCCGCGCTTCGACAGTTCGGGGATCGATACGGAAGCCGATATCACCAGGGTCGAAGCGCTGATCGCCGCCCATGGCGATCCCACGCCGCTGCTGCCATGA
- a CDS encoding KpsF/GutQ family sugar-phosphate isomerase, which yields MSTVSKIVPFGSGGRIVETACSSLSLAARGLNILEAKFADREFTANFLRLVGVIMNVRGRVIVTGIGKSGIVARKMTATLTSTGTPALFLHPADAGHGDLGMVTPDDVVLMLSHSGESTELGPIIHYCKRFAIPLLGMTAQAHSTVAEAADICIMMPAVREACPNMLAPTTSTTLQMAFGDALAMSLMEMRGFSADDFHKFHPNGRLGAQLVKVRELMSAGDDVPKVHENASLLDATIEMTRARLGGTAVVDHAGQLIGAFTDGDLRRAVTGKQNLTDAVGRFMTVTPQSVGPDELASEALRIMHERNITLLFVCDKERLLGALHMHDLLHAGVA from the coding sequence GTGTCGACAGTTTCAAAGATCGTACCGTTCGGCTCCGGTGGGCGTATTGTGGAGACGGCTTGCAGCAGCCTGTCCCTGGCCGCGCGGGGGCTCAATATTCTCGAAGCCAAATTCGCCGATCGGGAATTTACGGCTAACTTCCTGCGCCTGGTCGGCGTCATCATGAATGTTCGCGGGCGCGTGATCGTGACCGGCATCGGCAAGAGCGGCATTGTCGCGCGCAAGATGACGGCAACGTTGACCTCTACCGGTACGCCGGCCTTGTTCCTGCATCCGGCCGACGCGGGGCATGGCGACCTTGGCATGGTGACGCCGGACGATGTCGTGCTGATGTTGTCGCATTCGGGCGAATCGACTGAGCTGGGGCCGATCATCCATTATTGCAAGCGCTTCGCCATTCCCCTGCTGGGGATGACGGCACAGGCGCACAGCACCGTCGCGGAGGCGGCGGATATCTGCATCATGATGCCCGCCGTGCGCGAAGCCTGTCCCAACATGCTGGCGCCGACCACCTCGACCACGTTGCAGATGGCCTTTGGCGATGCGCTGGCGATGTCGCTGATGGAAATGCGGGGCTTTTCGGCTGACGATTTCCATAAATTTCATCCCAATGGCCGGTTGGGTGCGCAACTGGTCAAGGTGCGTGAGCTGATGTCGGCCGGGGATGATGTCCCCAAGGTGCACGAGAATGCTTCGCTTCTTGACGCCACGATCGAAATGACCCGCGCCCGACTGGGCGGCACGGCGGTCGTCGATCATGCGGGCCAGTTGATCGGTGCCTTCACCGATGGCGATTTGCGTCGTGCCGTCACCGGCAAGCAGAATCTGACCGACGCGGTGGGCCGCTTCATGACGGTCACGCCTCAGTCCGTCGGCCCCGACGAACTGGCATCGGAAGCCTTGCGCATCATGCACGAGCGCAACATCACGCTGTTGTTCGTATGCGACAAGGAGCGGCTGCTGGGCGCGTTGCACATGCACGATTTGCTGCACGCCGGGGTCGCCTGA
- a CDS encoding NAD-dependent epimerase/dehydratase family protein: MTILITGVAGFIGMAVADRLLADGRAIIGIDNLNDYYQVSLKRDRIDALAQRHGKLFTFAELDFADMDALKAVLADHGIEAIVHLGAQAGVRYSLINPQAYVRSNLAGHVNMLELARERRVRHLVYASSSSVYGGNDVLPFRVEDRADHPVSLYAATKRADELMSETYAHLFRIPMTGLRFFTVYGPWGRPDMAMWIFTQKILAGEPIPVFNHGRMQRDFTFIDDIVAGVIGCLDAPPVDDGATKAGGSRSPHRLYNIGNNRPEELMHLIAVLEEAIGRKAQIDFQPMQPGDVSATFADISAIAQDIGFAPVTSIESGVPRFVSWYRDYHRLF; the protein is encoded by the coding sequence GTGACGATCCTGATTACCGGTGTGGCCGGTTTCATCGGAATGGCTGTGGCCGACCGCCTTCTGGCAGACGGCCGGGCGATCATCGGCATCGACAATCTCAACGACTATTATCAGGTCTCGCTCAAGCGCGACCGGATCGATGCGCTGGCACAACGTCACGGCAAGCTCTTTACCTTCGCAGAGCTGGATTTTGCCGACATGGATGCGTTGAAGGCGGTCCTGGCCGACCATGGGATCGAGGCGATCGTCCATCTCGGCGCTCAGGCAGGCGTGCGCTATTCGCTCATCAACCCGCAGGCCTATGTCCGGTCAAATCTGGCGGGCCATGTCAATATGCTGGAACTGGCGCGCGAACGCAGGGTGCGGCACCTGGTCTATGCCTCTTCCTCGTCGGTCTATGGCGGCAATGATGTGCTGCCTTTCCGGGTCGAGGATCGGGCTGACCATCCCGTCTCGCTTTATGCTGCCACCAAGCGCGCGGATGAGCTGATGAGCGAGACCTATGCCCATCTGTTCCGCATTCCGATGACGGGCCTGCGTTTCTTCACCGTCTACGGCCCCTGGGGCCGGCCGGACATGGCGATGTGGATATTCACCCAGAAAATCCTGGCCGGAGAACCCATCCCGGTGTTCAACCATGGCCGGATGCAGCGTGACTTCACGTTCATCGACGATATAGTCGCGGGCGTGATCGGGTGCCTGGATGCGCCGCCGGTCGATGATGGCGCGACCAAGGCGGGGGGAAGCCGCAGTCCGCACCGGCTCTACAATATCGGCAACAACCGACCCGAAGAGTTGATGCACCTGATTGCCGTGCTGGAAGAGGCGATCGGTCGCAAGGCGCAGATCGATTTCCAGCCGATGCAGCCGGGCGACGTCTCCGCGACCTTTGCCGACATCAGTGCCATTGCCCAGGATATTGGTTTTGCCCCGGTGACAAGCATCGAGTCGGGGGTTCCCCGATTCGTATCCTGGTATCGTGACTATCATCGCCTGTTTTGA